Within the Cydia pomonella isolate Wapato2018A chromosome 3, ilCydPomo1, whole genome shotgun sequence genome, the region cgcccatgatggcGGCGGCCAATGCCGCTGTGTGAGCGGGACAGCATTATAATCATACGCGTGCGAGAGATATAGGAataggcgggtcaatgtacagTTACGCTCCGTGACTGTTGAGCCATTAAGGGTTTAGCTAAAATGGACATAGCATAACGTAAGTTAAGAACAATCAACTTAGCTAGAACCCCAAATAGCTCGACAATCACGCAGAGTGACCGTACGATATTCTTCTTACGGGGCAATTCACAAgagctggcacgaatggaacgaatgagtgaatgaaaattgtgtgttgtgtgtatgatattaaccaataaaatggtGGCTCTGACTGTATACATGTGTCACTCATACAATGAAAATTTCGTTCATTGCATTCGTGCCAGTTTTCGTGAAACGACCTGTAATTAGCGTCCGTATTTTGGACCTTGTTCACGTGTGCAGCAAGGTATATGATTAAACTAGTTTTCTGACGTAACATACGTATGCGTGGTGGATAATGCCGCGTGGTTGCCTCTGTGTCGGACTAGTAAGACAACGTGTTTCAAAAGGCATTCAAATTTCATTCTTCGTTTTAACCGTTTATAAGGTATAAGGGTgtcagaaattatgcaaaattgaacaacttgaaataaagttcaaaatctggTGGgtaatatattccctctgccttataaaggTTTAAGTAAGTTAAAGATAAGTTAATTGTGAGTCGATCCGACAAAGATATAATCAAGTCACTCCACCATGAAACGCAAGTACAAATTTCGACACCGATTTTGTTAATGTGCTGAGGCCAATTTTTTCTTGGGCGAATTTCTGCACCGTTTGAGGGAGAGAGGTCATGACCCTAGTTCCGGGTGTAGAAGCTGTCTATCGCGATTCAGCGTGGtaacgcggcgagcgtgatggCCACCTTTGCGTTTTTTTTGTTGctttgttttggttttgttttaatctactttatagttcgttttaatgtaataatttatgtaatatttatgaataaattatttatgtttcgtatttaggtatttcaacaaaataagtttaaacATGACCAGCAATGAACCTTACATTGTTCCAATAAGGATTACGAATTGTAAGACAACAGTGTGGAAGTTGGTGCAAATTCTAGTAATGCAATGCGAGGTATTTACAGGTCGATTGCGAATTTTATGTAATCACTATAGAAGCATGTAATAACCTTTTAATATAGCTGCTagtgtagtgtgtgtgtgtgtggtgtagTGTGTAGTGTAGTGTGTGGCCGAGTAGTGTGTGTgtgcgaggaaaacgcgcgcgccgcctcggccgaggcacgtctacattagccggtttgtgcgtgaggaaattgcctcgcgcgtatatatgctctgtgtggacccgcataatgacggatatatccgcaacatagacctacgtgcatgTGCATAAAGTTCCTTCGGAGACGaggcgtccgagtgacagcctttgtgtttgacacggcgtcgaaaaggttaatgTAGTTACAAAGAAGATAATCGAAAATATATATCTTGATACttcaataattttaaagttacttttTGTTACTGGTACCGAACGGATTACATTTCTGGCGTGAGTGACTTGCGCGGGCTACCAAAGTCTTTATAGCAGTAAAACAAGTATAGATAGAAAGAAGAAAAACGTATTCATTTTTTGCATattgaataattatttaaagtttaataaagtcgTATAATGAGCACATTAGCATTActctatttatttttgtatattgcGAATATAttcgatttaaatatttttaatatattaggCACTATAGAAGCATtatcttaataaatatattgccATTACGGCATAGGAGTAGTATTGAAACGAGTCGTCTAAAAAGTCGAAGGAAGctataagtgtttttttttactccgTTAACTCCGAGGTATGGCTAAATACGTTTAAGGAAATGAATGGCAGTtctgaatgattcacggttagtttcactagacttaaatcgaccgggataacAGCTCCGACTCTATGGtttcgggagctcgaaaacaatacaaaaggtatggatcgtgattaccttttgtattgttttccgGTCACCGGTTAGCGGTCATTCCGGTCAAGTCATTAATAGctttgttgtaacacggacattatattatatttaaatccaccaatcaattgaaaactatgacatatcaatgacctTTCGAATAttgatcgtccgagatagtacttgggtttagtagtaaatgtataaactcttacccccttattcataaacgtgtactaaagttacgatgccgctaatcatcgtttgttccgacgtattggtatgatggaaagggacaaacgatgattagcggcatcgtaactttagtacacgtttatgaataagggggttagtaaacactaatcaatgtgtaaacaggccttgAGGCAAATGTACACGTTCGTAGAGGACTTATTagataacaataaattattaattatctgAAAAATTTagctaattagaataccggtttctttgagaaagttacttaatttaagctcagcaATGCACCCTTAATTAACGAACTttaaaaacaccgtgtatgaGCTTTTACAaacaagtatttgtatataaatttGTGTATGCTTTTCGGACGATTCGTTTcgtatgtttattatattattatcggACAACATGTATATTAGATTAGAGCTGAGtagaattatgtaattttatattttgaatattcGATATGTATTACGATGTGTGCAATAATTGAGTCAAACTTGGAATGTCTCTATTTCTCTTTGTCAATCAGAGTAAGAGATTGGGTGTGAAAAAAGTCCTTTTAGTGTTTCGAATAAGGACTAAATGTGTTGTATAAGTATATGTACTAGGAAAAGGCAGTGCTCCTACCTAAATATAAGTGACAGTTAACAACTACGAAAGGCACTACTGAGGCCACTGTCCTATTTACTGGTCCATTTTATATTCTAATTTAAACATTTAACTTTAAACCTATTCGTTATTCAGCGAGACGGACTAGATGCAAATTGTGACTAGGTATTTCAAGAGTTGTTTGACAGTTCAATATTAAGACTGTGCCGTGttcatgcaaataaataattttgaatttgattttttaaatatgataccCATGTTAATAAGACTTAAAAGCAGCCGGGCTTTGTGATCaattcatttataaaatgttaattgTATAAGACGTCCAGTCCATGCCGATAAATCACATGCACTAGgatattaaatgttttaaagcAATGTCACGTTAAGACGGCTATTTATTTGGCATATAATATTTTCGCGTAAGACATAATTGCTATCCCTTTATTATTGGACAATATTATTGGTATCCCTTTGAACAGATACAACATGATGTCTTGAATGTtgatattttccttttgttttaaaatgttactTGTATTACGTGCTCTGCGTGACTTGAAAAACGGGACTTAAGATGCTGCAAATTAAcgaaatgaactgtcatacaaCTCTTGTAGATTAACTATGATAGTTTAATAGAAATGCCATTTAGTTGTATAAACCATACTAATATTGCAAAAATCCGAACCTAGACTAAAAGTAGTACACTGTAACAGGATAGGATATGTTAGAGCtagatataattatgttttgtttCACTCTAACATGTATCCCTTTTGGACATACAGCAAGATATACAGTGTATAGTCTGCTCAAGATTTTATAGTCCCGAAACCTTAAAATACTATTGATGtgtaataaatgtcataatttgtcACATAAAGATATGTCAATAATTAAATatccttaattaaatatatcaaaatgagCATTGTGGTTAataatatcagttatttttcagatatgctttttttaatatcacattcattcaaaatttagttttaagtaaGTACTAATTCGCTCGTCcggaaatatttaattaaaatgggcgtttttattaatttccaaatgtaataaatatagtaATAATACCAAGAAAAATTACTGTTATTACCATCCGATATGAACTGTGAAATAATTTCATCGACACAGCAATAATAAATGATAGTAGGCACAGAAATTACACATTCCGAGACAAGAAGTAACTTTGGCTTGATTTGGTTCCCATGTTTTCACTAAAATATcactattataatttaaaaatcaagCCCTAAACCAAACAAAACACTACATCAATCACTTGGAAATCACActaatcattaattatatttaaaaaaaaatccagtgTCTTGAAACATACATAACCAAAGACCAAGGGAGGTACCAGGGTCCAAATATAACCTAAGATGCATGCCCTTTCTCCCATTCGTTAGGCCTTTAGCTATATCAACTTGCCCCCCTGGTCAGTACGGCTGGCGCTTTCGTCAAAGACACTTGAAAGAACGTTAAAGAAATGTACCCTCAAAACAGAAATCTTAAGCCGGAATTTCACCAGTGTGCGACACAagcatattcagtacaaaaataCTTGTGCTGCACAGTGCTGCACGCTGCCTTTATTCGAACATACTATCATTTGTTATGAATCCCTTCACACAAGCTCATTGTCCTGGCTACTAACCTCCTGCAGAAGGTCCTGCGCAGCGATGGCTTTCAGCACATTCTTCTTGCTGGTCTCCTGCAGCTCTCCGCCGAGCACCAACTCGTCGAGGATGAAGTAGGCTTTCTCGAAGTTGAAGATTATGTCCAGCTCGCATACCTGAAGTGAGCAgttcaaattattaatatttctgcTTTAATTATGGATCCTACTGTTAAAATCTCCGATAGGAAAATTAAATAGCTTTACTTCAGTTCAAATTTAAGACAAAGTACAAATAGTTGGGATGTATATACAGATAAAAGCATGCAAAAGTAGGCtgatactttaaataaaattaatgaactAATTATTCatgtattttgtttaaaattgttctttttttatGCTCTTCCCATTGAAAATCTCGAGGCGACTCCTTCTGTGTATAAAAACATAATctattatgtttttatacacAGCAGAAATCTATTTCAAGCCTTTTCACAGCTAAACAAACTATTGAAAggtaattcataaaaataatacatgtgGATGAAGTTAACTTTAGTGGCTCTGCGAGCTGTAGACCTAGCAATaagcttatttaaaaaaaatacgtgctTGAATTATTATCACAGCGAACTtagtcttaagtgccatagaccctactggcgcttaagtccttgaGGCCAATTTctctcatatttaatttaattaataattttccacaaaacaaaacaacagaaaaactatatgtaactactgaaatttcacaagaatcagttaagaaatgcgacctgcagaggaaaGACATATGAAATCTTCGCTAATGCGCATTATTGCTGTAAAACATGCTTACACTGCCAAAGTATTTATCAAGAAGCTCGACATAGCGGTGGATGAGCTCCAGGGTCAGCAGCTCATTGTCCTCCTGCTCCATGGCGCAGCAGAAGTACAGGGACGCATATCTGgggataaatatttattggtaactaggcgggtccacacagcgcgaacatacgcgcgaggcaatttcctcgcgcacaaaacggcaaGTATATCCGTGGGAAACGCGCGCGTCGCCTCGGCCAAGGCACGTCTAAGTCTaggttttgtgcgcgaggaaattgcctcgcgcgtatgttcgctctgtgtggacccgcctattcatGTTCACCTGCATCCTGCACTGATAATATCCCAATATATCTTGTCTCAGTGCAGGTGCACAATTACTTATTAGAATAATATCACTGCAAATTCAGTTAAAAGAAATAGATACAACACTGTCAATCTCCAAGTGAAATAGTTTACAGTAGGCCTAGCACACAATTGGCATGACAGGCGACATGGACTACGTGTCTTTCTCTTACTATGTTAATTAAACAGGGACGGGTAGTGAGATACTGTCatgccaatcatgtgctagcccggcaGGGAAGATGGTCATAGGGCAACAACTCACATATTtgtaaatagaatagaatagaattattttattcataaacacaaacaaaacaaattacatgatataacaaaatataGATAGTATGACATGCCACGAATTGGCCTCATCAGCATGTTGCTGATGGCTTCCAGTGCTAATATGTCACTCAAATACAGTCAGACAGGAAGAGCTTCATTCCGTCTGGTGTGTAATTGGCGTATGTGTAAAAACACATGAGTTAAAAGCGACGATGGAGCTTGTAGTTCTTCCCttatacaccatgttttttttcCGATAATTTCAAAGGTGGATTCCTCAAGTATCTTGGtcagacaccggtattctaattaacttcattTAAGAACTAATCAATAATCTAGTTgtatctgataaggcccttacaaGCCTGTACAGtagccttagggcctgtttacatattgattagtgttaattACGAGTtgatacatttgctactaaaagCACATAAATACTATTTTGCAGTGTTTTAGAGAAGCCAAAAAAGTGACATCctcattttattgcaaattattGTATGGGAGACTAAAACTCCCTCATGTccaatttgcatattttttgtgtaataaattttGGAAAATCGTGTTTCAGGCACCCAGATATTacgaaaaacttaaaaaaatagcaAATCGTTTTATAAACTTTCGGTTGTTTAGTACTATTGGATAAACCGTTGTTCAAAGACACAAATTTAAAGCCAATTGTGAAATCTCTAGGTATATTGGTTACCAAGATATTAATGAATttattgattttgatttttatttttttagtatgagCCGATATTTGTATGACAGCTTCATTTATATGTCTTCTATCTACCCTATTTTTTACAAGACCTAATTCCGTGTATTCCTAATGTATCTAGAGATGTCACAATTGCCTCTAAATCTAAAGCCTTACTAGCGGCCTTAATAGCACTAAACAATGAAAAGTTTACAAaacaatttgtaatttattaacgTTTTTCGTAAAATCTGGGGACATAAACACGATTTACAaaaatttatttcacaaaaacttATGCAAATTGGACACACGGGAGTTTTAGTCTCGCATTTGTAATTATCTAGCTTCagtaatttgcaataaaatgagGATGTCACTTTTTTGGCTTCTCTAAAACACTGTGTTTTGGAAGATTGATGTTTCAAATGTCTTAGTTATTTCTTAGTCTTTAATTatttggttaaattaaataGCATGCCCATATTATTTGTTGTAATATTACAATGCTATATGaagcatttaattactttttaagaaaagtaaaataattaaattaaatgaaaaaaattgaaataactatgctattcagtttccttaataaatgtacatacttataattaGACAGAttcgaggggggtggggttagggtcggcaatgcgcatgtaactcctctagagttgcaggtgtacataggctacggagactgcttaccatcaggcaggccgtatgcttgtttgccaccgacgtagtataaaaaaaaaaaacatattccgAAGTTAACGgataagtattttaaaaaactCAACATCCTTACTTTAGTCATCAACCTGACTTTTCTTTAACACTACACACTGACCTCTTGTATACTACTTTGACATCTTTCCACTCGAGAAAGGAGCACATTTTGGGCTTCCGTGCCAGCACTGTGGTGATAAGTTCACGGGTAATTTTCTTCTTCAGTTTATCCGGGTGGGCCACGTACCATTTCTGTAGGCGTAACTTGCCTTGCCGACTAAATAGGAGCATAAATTGCATCTGAAAACATTCATAAATTAGTCATAGATCCTATTAACTAGTTTTACAAACGTCGAATCTTtaaaattctcaaaaaaaaatcacttatgGATACGTACCATCTTGCTTAGTTTATCTTTACGTTACTTCTAAAAGGAATGTCTACACAAAAGCAGTAATTTATAACATCAggatattataataaaacacacaattaaTCCAACTGTTACAATAAGATAAAGTCACTCAGTAAAAagtgaatttattttttcaatcttGTTCGATCGCTTGTATTTGACATCATTTTTACAGGATGACAAAGTGACATGATAGGGCTTCCATAGAAAGTTGCCAGtttcacatttattttctttttgacGCGTTcccaatattaattttttttggaactGTTTTAATATTGCACACGGTGGAAGGAGCAGGGGGaatttgcggggatctttctcttgtactctcactaagacgaaCTTCACATTCCGGACATAAATCTAGTACAACTGGATCAGGCATGAGCAGGGGTGGAGTGGGGGACTGGGGATAatcgaacgggatagtcttatgtatctttcagtaggagtagcaaagaaagcgctattattgtttgtccttgtcagtaTCATGTTTTATTCCCCACCATAACAAATAACCCGAACAAATTACGTAGGTGTTTTTGGGATGTTGTCCGGaattttagtgtttttattttttgtcacatTGCGTATATTCTGTCTCAGTCCCTCACGGGCGTACGCGTAGAGCACATCTATAGGGTTCTACCATCTATGATTCCGGACGTGTGTGGGGAACTTTAGAGTGACAGAAATAGTTGCTCGAAATTAACGAACTTCGTTATGTGACTAACATGACTGCGCTCTACTCGCCAAAAGCAAACTAAAGATTGCTAAAGACTATCTACAGATCTTAGACCAAAGAATATAATCTTAGACCCTCCTTAGACTTGCTTAGACCTAAGCCAGTTATCTTTGGTTGcagtcaaagagcatataatcactacgttgcAGTGATACAATGACAACGTCagtgtagtaaaaaaatactgcatgaaataatataaaaagcaAAAAATGGAAACAAGAACCTCAGCAAAAAAAGATTATTGGGATTGTTTAGAAACATGTTTCGAAATTCCAGCTGAAAGGCTAGATATAAGAATCATAGCAATACTTGGGATAATACCAACAATTGCATGTGCCTGTCTCGGATCACCTCTTGGAAGTACGTTATTCAGTGAGCATGGCTTTTCTGTGCCTGATTCTGAATTCATGAGCTCATGCTATATTGTGCTAGCGATGCTGGCCTTTTTCTGTCATGCGCTTTTATATTTGTGGTACATGTTATGGAAAGAAAGAGAAAActtgttttatatttgtgtttcCCTAATGCTTCTTTACTTAGCTTCAAGCCTGTGCCTTGCTATAGTGATCAGTGCGATGGCCGCGAATTCATATTATCTCTACTTTGCTGTAACAAATATGATATTGTGGCTGTCCTACTCTAGtgtgttaatgttttttgtaatGGTAGTTAATAGTCAAAGGTATGCACTTGAAAGAATATCCTCTGAAAATCTTTTTTCCAGATTATCAAACCAATCAGCCGGACAATAAATCTTGTTTCCATTATTAATTATTCTTTGTTTCTTGTAGTGACTTTCACTGTTTgtattaatacgagtataattctAAGGAGTACGTGTACAGCTTATCAATCCTATGTTATGTGcaaatagtttttagggttccgtacccaaaggataaaacgggaccctattactaagactccgctctccgcccgtctgtttgtctgtctgtcaccaggctgtatatcatgaactgtgatagttagacagttgtaattttcacagatgatgtatttgtgtgggtattatttgacgaccagtttggcctagtgggtagtgaccctgcctatgaagccgatggtcccgggttcaaatcctggtaagggcatttattcgtgtgatgagcatggatatttgttcctgagtcatgggtgttttctatgtatttaagtatttataaatatttatatatatcgtagtctaagtaccctcaacactagccttattgagcttactgtgggacttagtcaatttgtgtaataatgttctataaaatttaatgaaaaaaaaatttaatacttacaaaaaaaaacaataaaatcaatatttcagggggctcccatacaacaaatgtGATTTTTTTGCTTCGTGCGCAAgtgcgactcgcacttggccggttttattattttattttagtgagtgattaaattacttatttaaagcccgaccagaaatatatgatcattgtcaagagggcactattattctcatgtatagggtgacagtttagtttagtataaaaaaaaatagttccaatgaaattccgcaatatggcgcgtgatatattactggtcaggctataAGAATGAAGATGGAAACAGagcaaataagtttttggcaaaaaatcatttttggtacaagcttttatcgctgactatacttttctttccacaggcaactaatactcatcgagcaaattctaaaaaccccaaacacaattaggttgcgttgttttatcacagacttcctatgtccacctcttgtctccatcgtcagatcagctcgatggtaccataatattgcattgtcacccgacttacatatgcatgcaaattttcagctcaatcgcaaaaccgggaagtggaccGGGAAGTTTTAcgtcaaatggtacggaacccttcatgggcgagtccgactcgcacttggccgcctTTTTATAACTGGATCACAAAAACGAGATGATTTCGTGCATAAGGTAGCTACAAGCCGCTTAACTTAATTCTCGCAATAAATTATGATTGGGACCTTTTCTTGGCTTTGCCGTAGTCgagtaaaaaaatctttatagtCTGGTAAACCGAATTTCTCAGTTAATAAAAAGAAATTTATATAGAAGTACTCCTTTTTTTAGGTGTTAGGTGGGTGTCAGTACTAGcataagacaaagatagtatgattctctctatcTATGTTTGAATTTTGATATGAGAGAGTCCCTGGCCAAATTTTTATGAACATTTTCCAAGGGAACCATTTGccacttttttctactgacggaaatggcttaaCAGACTATAACTTGATTGATAAGTTTGATAGTATCTGAACGAATCCTTGCTTGACAgttgacatatttattttggtttgaCGTTTGACATAAATGACATGAGCGGAAGGATAATAATTCCGAATTTACGAATTTTTACTTGTTAATTTTGCATGCTGTACTTCTATTGATAACAATTTTATTCGACTTTTTATGCCCGTGGCACTAGCTGCTAAAATACTGATATCATTTAACATTAATTCAATCACTTCTCACAGCGACAGGAGACATGGTGAGGCTCCACTGATACCTactcattatttatattatggtgTAAActtactatattattatacatgtATATTACGCATAATGTAATTTGCGCTATTGTTAAGCTATTTCGCTATTTCTTATTGCTGTAATTTCAATACATACGTCGTAAGTTTATATCTTGAGTTACTGTtatcaaaattatttgtatCTTATAAAGAAATGTTATAATTTCATCTCATCAAATAGTTGGTATTTTAttgttcataattattatttattccgagcgcctttaacctttttaaggaacttcctaaaaggattagagaggtcaccggtgacagcagagctggcagcttccttgctcaaagaattagttttgtgatacagcgaggaaatgctgctagcatctacggcaccatgccgcagggggatagttttattttattttaagtctagttttatttatttttagatctaggttttaagttttgtagtttagtttttagtataagtacatttttaattCAAACTCTTCCACTTATTTGAGATTTTttgtgaataataaaatatatggaaaTTATTCAagatttaataaacaaaaagttCAAGGTCAAATCGTTAAAGTTTCATACAATAAACACTTAACTCACTTAACTTCAAAGTTTGAAATAAGTTTTAGACAAAAATGTGATTTTTGGTCCAAGCTTTTATTGCtaattgtacttttctttcaacaggcaactaatacccaaacaaaattaggttgcgtggtttcatcacagagttcctatagccacctcctgtctaTCTATCTCCatgatcagatcagctcgatggtaccataatattgcattgtcacctgacttacatatatagatgcaaattttcagctcattCGGAAATCGGGAACAGGGTCCAATTTAGCTGCCAAGATCTGACCACACACACCCATCACaccacactaacatacatacatagctacatATGAttagggcaagttaaataaaagcttgtaaaaagaaaatgatTTCACCTGTCAGTTAAACACCTTATTAAGTTGTATAATATTTGCAGGCATCCGCGTCAGCTGCTGGTGCAGGCACAAGCACCGACTCTGACGGAGGGGAGCAGGAGGACCCCTCTTCCTCTTCACTCTTTGAGGTTGCAGAGGCTCTTGATGACTTGACCTTggaca harbors:
- the LOC133515809 gene encoding AP-1 complex subunit sigma-2 isoform X1, with the translated sequence MMQFMLLFSRQGKLRLQKWYVAHPDKLKKKITRELITTVLARKPKMCSFLEWKDVKVVYKRYASLYFCCAMEQEDNELLTLELIHRYVELLDKYFGSVCELDIIFNFEKAYFILDELVLGGELQETSKKNVLKAIAAQDLLQEEETPQGFFEDHGLG
- the LOC133515809 gene encoding AP-1 complex subunit sigma-2 isoform X2, which gives rise to MMQFMLLFSRQGKLRLQKWYVAHPDKLKKKITRELITTVLARKPKMCSFLEWKDVKVVYKRYASLYFCCAMEQEDNELLTLELIHRYVELLDKYFGSVCELDIIFNFEKAYFILDELVLGGELQETSKKNVLKAIAAQDLLQEDETVDAALREVGLL